CAGCAGTGTTAGCTAGTGATCATTTAGCTTCAGATTCACCTAAAGTGTTGGTGGTGCAAAGGTTATAACCAATGCCTGACATCTAGGAGTTCAGTGCCCACCTGTACCAATGTTTTCAAATACATAAATTCCTCTTTTTTGGATGCTCTTATAGTGAAGAAAAACATTGTAAGAAACGAAACACctggaaagaaaaataaaagattgCATGTGGAGTGAAAAACTGGTACTGTGCTCAAAAAGACTTGAACCCAGGGTGTTTTCATGCAAAATAGTTTCACAGTAGACATCAAGTTGCTATGTACCTAGCATCAGTATACCAGAAAGGGTTCTTGTTGTCTTCCTCCagctacaaaaaatatatatattcaatttgTGTTACGTATAGCCGCAGTATATATTTTCACCTGTCAAGACTAGAATCTATTACACATCCCTACAGTCAGTAATACACTACTTACTAGGTACCAATTACTCTTACACCCTAATACTGATTGTCAATAACAAACAAGATGAAAGATACTAGATCTTTCATCTTTTTATAACGCACCTATTGTTCACTGATAATTACAATGAACAAATATACCGGTAAGGATTATTCCAAAATGATGTAGGTAGTAAGAAAGAATAAACAACTTGTTTTGTAAACAACTGGTTTACAATACAGCTAGGGATGTTAATATCGAGATTTCATAACGCCGGAAGGTGCATAATGAATTTATAACTCCCGCGAAAATTTAACTTTGGAGGTGGCTTtcgttacaatattatgtaaaagtCAAAATGTGTTGTCACTATAAAACATGTTATGGATGATATGACACTATGTTTCAGAATGTACTCCGGGGAGCCCGGATCTGGCGCTGGTAAGGGTGGCGGTGGTGGTGGCGCCATTCGTGAGGCTGGTGGCACCTTTGGCAAAATGGAAGCTGCCCGAGAAGATGAATACTTCTATAAAAAGGTGATTTGGTTTTGCAgttgcataaaataaaacagggttacatatttatacatttattcgACACTTTATAAGGttgcaacgctcttgtgatttctttgGTGTTATAGGGCCATATGTATGCTAGTTTGTTCTTCTCTTCAAAAAAATGTTACAGGTACTTTCCACAATTATTTGAGGTTTTAGGCACAGAAAAGAGAACCAAGAATTtcaaactaaaaaattaattttctctaCAATTtgtgttttgtattaattaggACTTGAGAcgaatatatgtatgtagtatACGCTTTCTTCTCGATCGATGTCCTTTTGACAGCAGTCGTGATTGTCAAGAAGTTTTAGTGGGGGCAGATGTAATGCCcctcatatatatttttttaatgaaaataagggacgagacgagcaggacgttcagctgatggttattgatacgccctgcccattacaatgcagtgccgctcaggattcttgaaaaaccccaaaaattctgagcgccactacaactgcgctcgtcaccttgagacataagatcttaagtctcatttgcccagtaatttcactagctacggcacccttcagaccgaaacacagtaatgcttacacattactgcttcacggcagaagtaggtgcagttgtggtacccataatctagccggcatcctgggcctcccactggtaaaaccatCTCTCTCTGTAAGAGGTCATTCATGTAGGGGGCCACCCACAGCAGACATGACCTGATTGCTCCTTCACTTAGGTCACCTTTAACGCGGTCTTAATGCCTTCCATTTTACCCTGAACGTTAAAAGCGTTGTATGGACTGGCCGCCTCGTCTCTCTATTCTGCCTCtattctaaaaatatatatttatttcttttagtttACTGATTTCAGATTGATGATTATTTAGCTGATcaccaaaaaattattttttaatatgttgtAATGCGATGTGAATCAGTTCCTTTGGATAGTCTAGAGCTGGCGGTTCGTCATGATCTAAATTATTtaggagagcagggaggttttGGTAAAGGGCATGAAGTTCAGTACGCCGGAATCCGGATCCGAGATGTTGCCTGATTTGCTGCCTTCCATGAGTTTGGGACTGCGGCTTTTGTAAGCGTACTGGAATAAGCGCGTTAGCACCGGACTTAACTCAGGGGCATACATTCTAAACACGATGGGTGAATGTTATCCTGTGCCCTCGACTTCTTCTCACATATTAAGATACACATACACTCAGAAAGCGAAATACCTATAAGTGTGTATTGTTAGCAGTGCGGATCAAACCTGCAACCAATGTCCTCAGGATATCTAGCTTATAATAAAAGTCTTAATTCGTAAATATACTCcctacattttttattaatagacAAGAAGTTTCTGTTCGTATTTTTGTTCCTATTAATTctgtaaaatgtaattaaaaagctcaaatgtaattttttatgaaagaggaacGGACAATGTAGCATAAGAGTTACTTGATGttctcattctcttgcaacaccagagaagtcttaggagcgctgccggccttatAGAAAGGCGTActcgcattttttgaaggtacccatgttgcatcgtcctggaaacaccgcacaaggaagctcattccacatcttggttgtatgtggaagaaagtttctcgaaaaccgcactgtagaggaacgccagatatccggatggtggggatgatatcataatttatggcgtgtcgtgtgaagtgggcggcaggaatcagctcCAACAGCTCTTCTCAACTGAAGactattttttctatatttacagtttcatttGCATTTTACGTTATATTTGATAcaatcaatatataataataatattgacacactttttacacaaattatcttgccccaagttaagcttaacatatagcctgtgttatgggtttcaaaacaatgatatatttattacaataaacttacttaaacatacataaattcatataaacatacatgactcggaaacaaacattatatgtaatgttatgtaccaaaattattgtttaatcataataaaaaaactcaaaacagtAACGAGTGCACTAAATGTGTCAATCCGCATGcactgtaaataagtaaagtgAAAATggtatatttattatcaatataaaaatccCCGAAGACAGGACCGACCAGCCACCGCAAGCAGCCCCTGTTCTTAAAGATTTACCAagtgtttaccagtgggaggatgacggctagattatgggtaatacAACGGcgactttttctgccgtgaagcagtactgtgtaagctatattgtgtttcggtctgaaggacgccgtagttagtgaaattactgggcaaaatagacttaacatcttatgtctcattgcccagtaattgtagtgccgctcagaataatcctgagcggtactgcattgtaatgggcagggcgtatcaattaccatcaactcaacgtcttgctcgtctcgtcccttattttcattaaaaaaatgtaccaaGCCATCGCTTCCCTCAAACATATCTCAGGGAAGGTAAAGGCCCACCTCTTGAGCAGTGCCATTTTAAAAGAGGATATCTTTTGACAGctatgattttgatttgttggggacttctatttaataataataataattttacagcaAAAAGAACAACTGGCGAACCTAAAGGATCATTTGAGCAAAGAAATTGCATTCCATGAGGAACAGATTAAGCGGCATGAGGATGCAATCAGACGTCATAAGAAATCCATTGGCGACATCCCTGAAAAGCACTGAAAATGTCCCTGAATCCTGCTTCAAAtcttaattatgatatttttataataaggcgTAATGGGTCCTTAAATGCTGGTTTTCTTTGTTGATTAAATTTGTTGGATGAAAATGATGTGTAACCagcctaatatttttataagattatcaGTCATGTAACACATTCGCTTTTATTTTGTCTAGTTATAGttggaataaaatatataacttatataggtgttttattatttcagataatctttttatctcaaataaatccttttttttcgtagtaattaaataagaacaaaacactaaataaattatagtgtaattaataattaattaattatattataggtgtcaaatgttgatataatatacagatatttattaatagttaattcctattattaatgtttttaaatgtattaataaacTATAGTGGGGCCCATATAATGGCAATTTAGTAGAAGGATGTTCTGCAGCTTTTGCTGTTTAAAAGATCAGTCTGATGTGAAAACATGTCGATTGGTGTGTTGAAAGGCatatcatttattttctgaaaattcattcctatagatttttttgatgtcatttctaatatactagatactactagcgctctgagagagaagaagcggcgccaTAAACTCTCATAGCactctttttttgcgctctttttaatgaaatattgtactgtcattgctattgctatcaaataataataatctagtcccaggctcaccggtcacttagatattcagctgtggtgtagtaggatttacgacagtgaaatttttaaataaaatatttaaaattgatagataatgcctgaacagtggctaggactttataataaaagtgtatacatttacccttaaagctattttgtatcttatgaagcctactagttTTGCGTACTTCCATAGCATTATgtcatattatgtttgttattgtGTGGAAATGTTGTTTATTGAAGGCGcaaaactttttaatagtctaccttcatctgTTAAAAGATTAAACTCGTTTGAAACATAAATGTATGTTATCACACTACattatttcaaagattttataaaaacatgttttaaataGGTAGTTTCTGATACGACAGAAAATGtgtatacttaattataaattttctgAAGAAGAATATTCTAAGTACCTAGATAAGTGTGAACTTGAGTTATGTAAAGAACAGAGaacaaattattacatcatattaagTTCCCATGTAAGTGACGATATGTTTTTGAAGAGAAAGTAGATATATTAAAACCTAAATGTTGCAGATGTTCATAGTATTTTTGTGCTCAAAAAGAGGgctattaaatcaatttataatttGGGTTTTAAATTTTGCGCTTcggaaaaaaattaagttgatGATTAACATCCTAACTCTTCACTGtcctattatattatgttagaaAAAACATAACTATATTCAAGAAAAAATCTAATtgattttttctattatatatattttttatattcaagaagaaataataaactACGTGCCATGTACCAGGTGAGCTAGGGTTAGGGGTCTTTCATAGGTGTTGGTATTCATTcaacttttcaataaaatacgaaataagattaggaaatatattatttaaggtactttGCTTAATAAGGCCGACTATAACATAGGAGATATTATATAGAAGGCACTACCTCTTGTTTTAACTATTCAGGATTGACGTGAGCCATACAATGAGAAAGCAAACGGAAACATCTATTGTAAAGCGCCATCTAGTAAAAATTGCAGTAACTCTTAATTTGAAAGTAGAGTACTGCTCTTACATTCTAAAAGATGGCGctgtaattaagtattttttaagcttccgtttttgaaattacaaaataatattatggtaatatttctgccgttaaaACATAGTTTTTGGATATAGGTAGGAATAGTACCTACAGgtacctattaaaaaaacccttattactattacatattatggTAGGTACTTGaaattaatacatacataaaatcacgcctctttcccgtaggggtaggcagagaccacttctttccacttgctacgatccttacatagttctttcgcttcgtccactctcattattcctttcatacatgctctccggtttagggtactcttgacctggccttttttcaagacgtctcTGATTtaatcttgaaacgtccgcctaggtctaccccttccaacactttcattcacactggccttatacactttcttcgtcaatcgttcttcattcattctctcgacatgtccaaaccatctcagcatacctatctcaatttttgttacaacatcttctttcagaccacaacgttgccttatctcactatttttTATCCTGTCACTtggtttaactcctatcatacttctcaacgctctcatctcaactgcatttattctgctttcatgtttcttctgccatacccaactttcacttccgtacatgagtgttggtaccaacaccccctcatgcacagccaagcgagccttattagtcaccttctgactgttcataaagaagtgcaaagctccattcaccatgtttcctgcattcactcttctttcaatatcactctcatactttccatctcttgtaaatttagaacccagatacacaaactcattcacctgttcaattttttcatctccaatcacgatattgcagtctgtcactacct
Above is a window of Leptidea sinapis chromosome 40, ilLepSina1.1, whole genome shotgun sequence DNA encoding:
- the LOC126976437 gene encoding ATPase inhibitor mai-2, mitochondrial-like encodes the protein MATILRTRVLSLRALTNIRMYSGEPGSGAGKGGGGGGAIREAGGTFGKMEAAREDEYFYKKQKEQLANLKDHLSKEIAFHEEQIKRHEDAIRRHKKSIGDIPEKH